The Spirosoma radiotolerans genome has a window encoding:
- a CDS encoding NAD-dependent epimerase/dehydratase family protein, with protein sequence MKLLITGGAGFVGSSLAISLKQNYPQYQIFALDNLKRRGSELSLARLKAAGIEFLHGDIRNKEDFDALPAVDTVIEASAEPSVLAGLDGTPDYLINTNLFGTVNCLNYALKHKANFIFLSTSRVYPIKTIETLNFEEADTRFMLTDDQPVPGVSSKGIAENFPLDGARSLYGTTKLASELLIQEYNEFYGLKTVINRCGVITGPWQMGKVDQGVMVLWIAKHYFEQKLAYIGYGGTGKQTRDMLHIADLYRLIDWELHHLDAVNGQILNAGGGQQSSASLQELTKICQEVTGKTIPITQVAENRAADIRLYITDNTNVTNLTGWKPELGIREIVTDIHDWLNENRAALEPILK encoded by the coding sequence ATGAAGCTATTAATCACAGGTGGAGCCGGGTTTGTGGGCTCATCGCTGGCGATCTCGCTGAAGCAGAATTATCCACAGTATCAAATCTTTGCCCTCGATAACCTGAAACGGCGGGGGTCAGAATTAAGCCTGGCCCGGTTGAAAGCCGCTGGCATCGAGTTTCTGCATGGCGATATCCGAAATAAAGAAGATTTTGATGCCTTGCCTGCCGTAGATACCGTGATTGAAGCTTCGGCCGAACCGTCGGTATTGGCTGGTCTGGATGGTACTCCCGACTATCTGATCAATACCAATCTCTTCGGCACTGTCAATTGCCTCAATTACGCCCTGAAGCACAAAGCCAACTTTATCTTTCTGTCGACGAGCCGGGTGTATCCCATCAAGACCATCGAAACCCTAAATTTCGAGGAAGCCGATACCCGTTTTATGCTGACCGACGACCAACCCGTACCGGGCGTATCATCCAAAGGGATTGCGGAGAATTTCCCGCTCGACGGTGCCCGGTCGCTGTATGGTACCACCAAGCTGGCGTCCGAATTGCTGATTCAGGAGTACAACGAATTCTACGGTCTCAAGACGGTCATCAACCGCTGTGGCGTCATTACGGGTCCCTGGCAAATGGGCAAGGTCGATCAGGGCGTTATGGTGCTCTGGATCGCCAAGCACTATTTCGAGCAAAAATTAGCCTACATCGGGTACGGTGGCACAGGCAAACAAACCCGCGATATGCTTCACATTGCGGACCTATACCGGCTCATCGACTGGGAACTGCATCATCTGGATGCCGTCAATGGCCAGATCCTGAACGCCGGTGGTGGTCAGCAGAGCAGCGCTTCGTTGCAGGAGCTGACCAAAATTTGCCAGGAAGTAACGGGCAAAACCATCCCGATCACCCAGGTCGCCGAGAATCGGGCTGCGGATATTCGGCTCTACATTACGGACAACACCAACGTGACGAACCTGACGGGCTGGAAACCTGAGCTGGGCATCCGCGAAATCGTGACCGACATTCACGACTGGCTCAACGAAAACCGGGCCGCCCTGGAGCCCATTCTGAAGTAA
- a CDS encoding FHA domain-containing protein produces the protein MNDSQFYQLIDTLSQLTAYTIGRSVDNQLVLPQSKVSGHHARLIQCTSTSFIVEDLSSKNGSFVNDVRVTRKVVDKQDTLRFADTVLTVDEILALIKNEPVKSTVQSAPVATKKSPNADANPLDFTHAFADLQQVYQQYPILRKECRNREKMIRTGSVILSSIVGISSVLSTGGAALPLLHIMSGAGLSMLVPTLCSTLLSTEEKLEVIEKEYREKYRCPNPACRDPFGTREWELLVQQKSCRRCQAIWVN, from the coding sequence ATGAACGATAGTCAGTTTTACCAACTGATTGATACTTTAAGCCAATTGACTGCTTATACAATTGGACGAAGTGTCGACAATCAACTGGTTCTCCCCCAGAGTAAAGTGAGTGGGCATCATGCCCGGCTGATTCAATGCACGTCAACGAGCTTCATCGTTGAGGACCTTTCCAGTAAAAATGGCTCGTTTGTGAATGACGTGCGTGTTACGCGCAAAGTAGTTGACAAACAGGATACGCTTCGCTTTGCCGACACCGTTCTTACAGTTGATGAAATTCTGGCTCTAATAAAAAACGAGCCCGTCAAATCCACCGTACAGTCAGCGCCAGTTGCCACAAAAAAATCTCCCAACGCAGACGCAAATCCGCTTGACTTTACCCATGCCTTTGCCGACCTGCAACAGGTTTATCAACAATACCCGATACTTCGAAAAGAATGCCGAAATCGCGAAAAAATGATTCGGACGGGTAGCGTAATTCTCTCATCGATTGTCGGGATTAGCTCGGTTCTGTCGACAGGAGGGGCGGCTTTACCCCTGCTTCACATTATGTCAGGAGCAGGATTAAGTATGTTGGTCCCCACCTTATGCTCGACGCTGTTGTCAACCGAAGAGAAGCTGGAAGTCATTGAGAAAGAATACCGTGAGAAATACCGGTGCCCTAATCCAGCCTGTCGTGATCCATTCGGGACGCGCGAGTGGGAACTGCTCGTCCAGCAAAAGAGCTGCCGACGTTGTCAGGCTATTTGGGTCAACTAA
- a CDS encoding KUP/HAK/KT family potassium transporter gives MEDKKHIDTVTAAGLLVAMGIIYGDIGTSPLYTLRAIIGAGNVIRPDVVRGALSCVLWTLTLQTTVKYVILILRADNRGEGGIFALYALVRRHARWLTLPAIIGGSALLADGIITPPISVSSAVEGLRLLYPAITPTEIIEIVIAILTILFLIQAFGTNVVGTAFGPIMLVWFVMLGTLGAIQIAQAPGILAAINPYYAWWLLVEYPGGFWLLGSVFLCTTGAEALYSDMGHCGRSNIRVSWVFVKSCLILNYFGQGAWLLGIQGQVLKDRIPFYEVMPPWFLTIGIVIATAATVIASQALISGSFTLISEAIRLNFWPKVQLRYPSVQKGQLYVPSVNMLLWAGCVGVVLYFRESSNMEAAYGLAITLTMLMTTLLMSYYLYTHKYQAWWVVLFLTVYLGIEGSFLVANLIKFPHGGWVSVMIGAAIAGVMYIWLQAFQIKLRLTEYVRIDQYTQAIKELSRDISIPKYATHIVFMSNAARQSEIESKIIYSIFQKRPKRADIYWFVHVDTTDDPYTMEYKVNTIAPDDAYKVTFKLGFRVEQRINLFFRKVIEDMVKNKEVDITSRYESLSRQNVIGDFRFVVLEKFLSFENELPARERFIMNLYFTIKGFTTPEDRWFGLDSSSVKVEKVPLVIRPVENVQLKRITS, from the coding sequence ATGGAAGATAAGAAACATATAGACACCGTTACGGCTGCCGGTCTGTTAGTGGCCATGGGCATCATTTACGGTGATATTGGTACATCGCCCCTGTACACGCTCCGGGCAATAATTGGAGCCGGAAATGTTATTCGACCTGATGTGGTCCGTGGCGCCCTCTCCTGCGTTCTCTGGACACTGACCCTGCAAACAACCGTCAAATATGTCATTCTGATTTTGAGGGCCGACAACCGGGGTGAAGGGGGTATTTTTGCGCTGTATGCACTGGTCAGGCGACATGCCCGCTGGCTTACGCTCCCGGCCATTATTGGGGGGTCAGCACTGCTGGCCGATGGTATCATCACCCCCCCTATTTCGGTATCGTCGGCGGTAGAAGGATTGCGCCTGCTTTATCCGGCCATCACGCCCACCGAAATTATTGAGATTGTTATCGCGATTTTAACCATCCTGTTTCTGATTCAGGCGTTTGGGACGAATGTAGTCGGAACGGCCTTTGGGCCGATCATGCTCGTGTGGTTTGTAATGCTCGGTACCCTCGGCGCCATTCAGATCGCTCAGGCACCGGGCATTCTGGCGGCTATTAATCCTTACTACGCCTGGTGGTTACTCGTTGAATACCCCGGTGGTTTCTGGCTGTTAGGGTCTGTTTTCCTCTGTACAACGGGGGCCGAAGCACTCTATTCGGACATGGGTCACTGCGGCCGGTCAAACATCCGGGTGAGCTGGGTATTTGTAAAGTCCTGCCTGATCCTCAATTACTTCGGCCAGGGAGCGTGGCTCCTGGGCATCCAGGGACAAGTTCTGAAAGATCGAATTCCTTTTTACGAGGTAATGCCCCCCTGGTTCCTGACCATCGGTATTGTCATTGCAACGGCGGCTACCGTCATTGCCAGTCAGGCACTTATCAGCGGCTCGTTTACGCTCATCAGTGAGGCCATCCGCCTTAATTTCTGGCCCAAAGTTCAGCTGCGGTACCCGAGTGTTCAGAAAGGCCAGCTTTACGTGCCCAGTGTGAACATGCTCCTTTGGGCGGGTTGCGTCGGGGTGGTTCTTTATTTCCGCGAGTCGTCGAATATGGAAGCAGCCTACGGCCTTGCTATTACGCTGACCATGCTGATGACCACCTTGCTCATGTCCTATTACCTCTATACACACAAGTACCAGGCGTGGTGGGTGGTGTTGTTCCTGACCGTTTATCTGGGTATCGAAGGGTCTTTTCTCGTCGCCAACCTCATTAAGTTCCCGCATGGTGGCTGGGTATCGGTGATGATTGGTGCGGCCATAGCCGGGGTGATGTACATCTGGCTACAAGCCTTCCAGATTAAACTTCGCCTGACCGAATACGTCCGCATCGACCAGTACACCCAGGCGATCAAAGAGTTAAGCCGCGACATCAGTATTCCTAAATACGCCACGCACATTGTGTTCATGAGCAATGCTGCCCGGCAATCGGAAATTGAATCGAAAATTATTTACTCCATTTTCCAGAAACGGCCCAAACGCGCCGATATCTACTGGTTTGTTCACGTCGATACGACGGATGATCCGTATACGATGGAGTACAAAGTAAACACCATTGCCCCGGACGACGCCTATAAAGTGACCTTTAAATTAGGCTTTCGGGTTGAACAACGCATCAATCTGTTCTTCCGGAAGGTAATCGAGGACATGGTTAAAAACAAAGAAGTGGACATTACCAGCCGCTACGAATCCCTTAGCCGGCAGAATGTGATTGGTGATTTCCGTTTCGTTGTTCTGGAGAAATTCCTCTCGTTCGAAAACGAATTACCCGCTCGTGAACGGTTTATCATGAACCTATACTTCACCATAAAAGGATTTACTACACCCGAAGATCGGTGGTTCGGTCTCGACAGTAGTTCGGTAAAAGTCGAAAAAGTACCGCTGGTTATCCGCCCTGTCGAAAACGTCCAACTCAAACGTATTACAAGTTAA
- a CDS encoding carboxylesterase/lipase family protein, giving the protein MKQVIFLLLIILSLSAVGQSLVVKTANGRIEGTTNKSGDVRIYKGIPFAAPPVANLRWKAPQPVTNWNDVRKCQAFGPSPMQAKPAPFMYWSSEFLIPEQPISEDCLYLNVWTGAKSATEKRPVIVFIPGGGFRSGGGACPIYDGESMAKKGVVFVNINYRLGVFGFLAHPELSDESGYHASGNYALLDMIAALQWVRKNIATLGGDPNNVTIAGQSAGAFAVNFLTASPLAKGLFQKAIAESGGSFVTSPIRPNLTLQGAEQQGVSFAKALNASSLAELRALSADAIQQAKGGPSSPIVDGYVTPEPIMDSYAKAHQRDVPLIVGWNKDDKLMGPPAKADAFQEQVKKRFGDKRDAFLAAYPAQNDAEAAQAQGNSNRDESFGIQDYTWANMQAKTGKAPVYMYNFNRQVPAATPASEFGAFHSGEIVYAYNNLHTLNRPWEPIDQHIADVMSSYWVNFAKTGNPNGGNLPNWPTYTPATEQVIIIDKTINSAPLPTKPQLAFWEMYYGVKK; this is encoded by the coding sequence ATGAAACAAGTCATTTTTCTTCTCCTCATAATCCTCTCGTTATCTGCTGTCGGCCAATCGCTGGTTGTCAAAACCGCCAACGGACGGATCGAGGGAACGACCAATAAATCGGGCGATGTACGGATTTATAAAGGTATTCCGTTCGCAGCTCCTCCGGTGGCGAATTTGCGGTGGAAAGCTCCGCAGCCTGTTACGAACTGGAATGATGTTCGGAAATGTCAGGCATTCGGGCCTAGCCCCATGCAGGCGAAACCGGCGCCATTTATGTACTGGTCGTCGGAATTCCTGATTCCCGAACAGCCTATCAGTGAAGATTGCCTGTACCTGAATGTGTGGACGGGGGCAAAATCGGCTACTGAAAAACGTCCGGTGATCGTCTTCATTCCCGGCGGTGGTTTCCGAAGCGGGGGAGGTGCCTGCCCAATTTATGACGGGGAGTCTATGGCCAAAAAAGGCGTCGTGTTTGTCAATATTAACTACCGGCTTGGCGTGTTTGGCTTCCTGGCCCACCCCGAACTGTCGGATGAGTCAGGATACCATGCATCGGGCAACTATGCCCTGCTCGACATGATTGCCGCACTGCAATGGGTTCGGAAAAATATAGCTACCCTGGGTGGCGATCCCAACAACGTCACCATCGCCGGGCAATCGGCGGGTGCGTTTGCGGTCAATTTCCTGACGGCATCACCCCTCGCCAAAGGACTTTTTCAGAAGGCAATTGCCGAGAGTGGCGGTAGTTTTGTGACCAGTCCTATCCGGCCCAACCTGACGTTGCAAGGCGCCGAGCAACAGGGCGTGTCGTTTGCCAAAGCGTTGAATGCGAGTTCACTGGCCGAACTTCGGGCGTTATCCGCCGATGCCATTCAGCAGGCGAAAGGTGGACCAAGTTCTCCCATTGTCGATGGATACGTTACACCTGAGCCCATTATGGATAGCTACGCAAAGGCTCATCAGCGTGATGTACCACTCATCGTTGGCTGGAACAAGGACGATAAATTAATGGGACCTCCGGCCAAAGCCGATGCCTTTCAGGAACAGGTAAAGAAACGCTTCGGGGATAAACGTGATGCCTTTCTGGCGGCTTACCCCGCTCAGAACGACGCCGAAGCGGCCCAGGCGCAGGGAAATAGTAATCGGGACGAATCTTTTGGTATTCAGGACTATACCTGGGCGAACATGCAGGCCAAAACGGGTAAAGCGCCCGTGTACATGTATAATTTTAACCGCCAGGTGCCTGCCGCCACACCCGCGTCGGAGTTTGGTGCGTTTCACTCCGGCGAGATCGTATATGCCTACAACAACCTGCATACGCTCAACCGGCCGTGGGAACCCATCGATCAGCACATTGCCGATGTGATGTCATCTTATTGGGTCAATTTTGCCAAGACTGGCAATCCAAATGGAGGGAATTTGCCCAACTGGCCAACGTATACGCCAGCCACTGAACAGGTCATCATTATCGACAAAACTATCAATAGTGCTCCCTTGCCAACAAAACCCCAACTCGCCTTCTGGGAAATGTATTATGGGGTTAAGAAGTAA
- a CDS encoding PP2C family protein-serine/threonine phosphatase: MYIQSALPFAFTHIGQRSINQDALYPAVGMATDKTQLFILCDGMGGADKGEIASQLLCTAISDYALAMNDPVFDQVHLNAALDQAYDAYEAYFEQHPFVNRMGSTLALLQIHQNGVTVAHVGDSRVYQIRAGKIVFQTQDHRQVNDMVESGIITATQALSHPWRNRLSRAVVASSTDKKGHTSRSVPDMVTLTDIQAGDYFFMCTDGVLEQMDDYVLETVLASNLPDLTKIQSLQAMCGEQTKDNYSGYLIGISYVKQAESVHLPDSSQKYAD; the protein is encoded by the coding sequence ATGTATATCCAATCCGCTTTGCCCTTCGCCTTTACGCACATTGGGCAGCGCAGTATCAATCAGGATGCCCTGTATCCGGCTGTCGGTATGGCAACGGACAAGACCCAGCTGTTTATTCTTTGCGATGGTATGGGTGGCGCCGACAAGGGCGAGATTGCCAGCCAGTTATTATGCACAGCTATAAGCGATTATGCCTTGGCGATGAATGATCCTGTTTTTGATCAGGTGCATCTGAACGCTGCTCTAGACCAAGCGTACGACGCGTATGAGGCTTATTTTGAGCAGCATCCGTTTGTAAATCGCATGGGCTCTACGCTTGCTTTGCTACAAATTCATCAAAACGGTGTTACGGTGGCTCATGTAGGCGATAGCCGCGTTTACCAGATTCGGGCGGGTAAAATCGTCTTTCAAACCCAAGATCATCGACAGGTGAATGACATGGTCGAATCGGGCATCATCACGGCTACCCAGGCTTTGTCGCATCCCTGGCGCAATCGCTTGAGCCGGGCGGTGGTCGCTAGCTCTACCGATAAAAAAGGCCATACGTCCCGCTCTGTCCCTGATATGGTCACCTTAACCGACATTCAGGCCGGAGATTATTTTTTTATGTGTACAGATGGTGTGCTGGAGCAAATGGATGACTATGTACTGGAAACTGTGCTCGCCAGCAACTTGCCCGATCTGACCAAAATACAGTCGCTGCAGGCCATGTGTGGTGAGCAAACGAAGGATAATTATTCTGGCTATCTGATTGGCATTAGCTACGTAAAACAAGCAGAATCCGTTCATCTGCCCGATTCTTCCCAAAAGTATGCTGACTAA
- a CDS encoding alpha/beta hydrolase — MKGTVLVFLLSLIGAPILSIGAKVDSLDIPSAAMQKNLRAAVVLPNSYAKGKATYPVLYLLHGGGGRFSDWLSKTPDKQLLQKLSDQYNLIIVTPEGETLSGYLDSPIRKDNQFETYITKEVIEKIDNTYRTIKDRKGRVISGLSMGGHGALYLSARHPDLYCAAGSMSGAVDLDRKNWKLTPEFAKQITPQFERILGPAGATPDLYAANSVVNMVDKIKANGLKIIIDCGVDDFLIEPNRELHRRLVYNQTPHDYTEHPGGHTWDYWENSLPSHLLFFHKILKENGAVMP, encoded by the coding sequence ATGAAAGGAACGGTATTGGTATTCCTGCTAAGCCTGATCGGTGCTCCCATTCTGTCGATCGGCGCTAAAGTCGACTCGCTGGATATTCCCTCGGCGGCTATGCAGAAGAACCTGCGGGCGGCCGTTGTTTTGCCTAATTCCTATGCGAAGGGCAAGGCGACCTATCCCGTATTGTATCTGTTGCACGGGGGAGGAGGGCGGTTCAGCGACTGGCTATCGAAAACGCCTGACAAACAGTTGTTGCAGAAGCTGTCCGATCAATATAACCTCATTATTGTAACACCGGAAGGCGAAACGTTGAGCGGTTATCTGGACAGCCCCATTCGGAAAGACAACCAGTTCGAGACATACATTACAAAGGAAGTTATTGAGAAAATTGATAATACGTACCGCACCATTAAAGATCGGAAAGGACGGGTAATCAGCGGCTTAAGTATGGGAGGGCACGGGGCTCTATACCTTTCGGCGCGCCATCCGGACTTATATTGCGCGGCTGGGAGCATGAGTGGCGCCGTCGATCTGGACCGGAAGAACTGGAAACTTACGCCCGAATTTGCCAAACAGATTACCCCGCAGTTTGAACGGATTCTTGGCCCGGCTGGTGCAACTCCCGATTTGTACGCGGCTAATTCGGTGGTGAATATGGTCGATAAGATCAAAGCCAACGGCCTGAAAATCATTATTGATTGTGGTGTGGATGATTTCCTGATTGAACCCAATCGGGAGTTGCACCGGCGGCTCGTTTACAACCAGACGCCCCACGACTATACCGAACATCCGGGCGGGCATACCTGGGATTACTGGGAGAATTCACTGCCGTCTCACCTACTGTTTTTCCATAAAATCCTGAAGGAGAATGGGGCTGTTATGCCTTAA
- a CDS encoding glycoside hydrolase family 3 protein: MKRQRICIGLLSLFSASVAFGQNWTEAQLGSWTKVTNKGGKTLGYSTSSGVKLITEKGFAFKDLNKNGKLDKYEDWRLSVDVRAKDLASKLTVEQIAGLMLYSKHQPIPAAAGGPFAGTYNGKIFAQSGAKVADLSDQQKEFLTKDNLRHVLITSVQSPEAAAEWNNNAQALVEGLGLGIPINSSSDPRHGTRADAEFNAGAGGAISMWPGSLGLAATFNPELVHRFGQIAATEYRALGIATALSPQVDLATDPRWNRVSGTFGEDPKLATDMARAYIDGFQTSTGANEITGGWGYHSVNAMVKHWPGGGSGEGGRDAHYGYGKYAVYPGKNFETHFQPFLNGAFKLKGKTGMASAVMPYYTISFDQDKKYGENVGNSYNKYIIHDLLRTKYKYDGVVCTDWLITADETAVDVFLTGKSWGVEKLSVAERHYKILMNGVDQFGGNNESKPVIDAYQMGVKEHGVAFMRNRFEQSAVRLLKNIFRVGLFENPYLEPQVSQNSVGTAEFMKAGYQAQLESVVMLKNNEKTLPLTKGKTVYIPKRFTPAGRNFLGMQIPEKLDYPVNLAVVKKYFTVTDNPAEADYALVFIQSPNSGGGYDSDDAKAGGTGYVPVSLQYADYKAQGSRDPSIAGGDPLEKFTNRTYNGKTAKTINSSDLAMVTESFARMKGKPVIVSLLVSNPTVVREFEGQSNAILAHFGVQDQALMDILTGAHEPSALLPMQFPADMKTVEAQAEDIPRDMTPYKDALGNVYDFGFGLNWKGVIKDARTTTYKKSGQ, from the coding sequence ATGAAAAGACAACGTATTTGTATCGGTTTGCTGAGCTTGTTCTCGGCGTCCGTTGCGTTTGGTCAGAACTGGACCGAAGCCCAACTGGGGAGCTGGACGAAGGTGACCAATAAAGGAGGCAAAACATTGGGTTACTCGACCAGCTCGGGTGTAAAACTGATCACGGAAAAAGGCTTTGCGTTCAAAGATCTGAACAAAAACGGCAAACTGGATAAATACGAAGACTGGCGTTTGTCCGTTGACGTACGGGCTAAAGACCTGGCCTCTAAATTAACGGTTGAGCAGATTGCCGGACTAATGCTTTACAGCAAACACCAGCCCATTCCGGCCGCAGCCGGTGGCCCGTTTGCAGGTACCTATAATGGAAAAATATTTGCCCAAAGTGGCGCTAAAGTGGCGGATCTCTCCGATCAGCAAAAGGAATTTTTAACGAAGGATAACCTCCGACACGTCCTGATTACGTCGGTGCAAAGCCCTGAAGCAGCCGCCGAATGGAACAACAATGCCCAGGCGCTGGTCGAAGGCCTTGGTCTGGGTATTCCTATCAACAGTAGTTCCGATCCCCGGCATGGTACCCGTGCCGATGCCGAGTTCAACGCCGGGGCGGGCGGTGCCATTTCCATGTGGCCGGGCTCGCTGGGGCTGGCCGCCACCTTCAACCCTGAACTGGTGCATCGATTCGGGCAAATTGCCGCTACGGAATACCGGGCGCTGGGTATTGCTACGGCGCTTTCTCCGCAAGTCGATCTGGCAACAGACCCCCGCTGGAACCGGGTTAGTGGTACATTTGGGGAAGATCCTAAACTGGCTACCGATATGGCACGGGCCTACATCGACGGTTTTCAAACCTCAACGGGTGCCAACGAGATTACAGGTGGCTGGGGATACCACAGTGTGAATGCGATGGTCAAACACTGGCCGGGCGGTGGCTCGGGGGAGGGTGGCCGCGATGCGCACTACGGCTACGGTAAGTATGCGGTTTATCCGGGTAAGAATTTTGAAACGCATTTTCAGCCTTTCCTCAACGGCGCTTTCAAGCTGAAAGGGAAAACGGGTATGGCATCGGCCGTCATGCCGTACTACACGATCTCCTTCGATCAGGATAAAAAGTACGGTGAGAATGTGGGTAATAGCTACAACAAATACATCATCCACGATTTGCTGCGGACAAAATACAAGTATGATGGAGTCGTGTGCACGGATTGGCTGATTACCGCCGATGAGACCGCCGTCGACGTATTCCTGACGGGTAAATCCTGGGGCGTGGAGAAGCTATCCGTGGCTGAACGACACTATAAAATCCTTATGAACGGGGTCGATCAGTTCGGGGGCAACAACGAATCCAAACCCGTCATTGACGCGTATCAAATGGGTGTTAAAGAGCACGGGGTTGCGTTCATGCGGAATCGATTTGAGCAATCGGCCGTTCGGTTGTTGAAAAATATCTTCCGGGTGGGGCTTTTTGAAAACCCGTATTTAGAGCCGCAGGTATCGCAGAACTCAGTAGGTACGGCCGAGTTTATGAAAGCCGGTTACCAGGCGCAGCTGGAGTCGGTGGTGATGCTGAAAAACAATGAAAAAACACTGCCATTGACCAAAGGCAAGACCGTTTATATCCCCAAACGATTTACGCCGGCGGGCCGCAACTTCCTGGGGATGCAAATCCCCGAAAAGCTGGATTACCCGGTCAACCTGGCTGTTGTCAAAAAGTACTTTACCGTGACCGACAATCCTGCCGAGGCAGATTACGCGCTGGTGTTCATTCAGAGTCCAAATTCGGGCGGGGGCTACGACTCCGACGATGCCAAAGCGGGTGGTACGGGCTACGTGCCAGTCAGTCTGCAATATGCGGATTACAAAGCCCAGGGGAGCCGTGATCCGAGTATTGCCGGTGGCGATCCGCTGGAGAAATTCACCAACCGGACCTATAACGGTAAAACCGCTAAAACCATCAATAGCTCTGATTTAGCCATGGTGACTGAGTCCTTTGCTCGGATGAAGGGCAAGCCGGTGATCGTGTCCTTGTTGGTATCCAACCCCACGGTTGTTCGCGAATTTGAGGGCCAGTCAAACGCTATTCTGGCTCATTTCGGGGTGCAGGATCAGGCGTTGATGGATATTTTGACAGGCGCACATGAGCCTTCGGCGCTGCTGCCCATGCAGTTTCCGGCCGATATGAAAACCGTTGAAGCACAAGCTGAAGACATTCCCCGGGATATGACTCCTTACAAAGATGCACTTGGGAATGTGTATGATTTTGGCTTTGGCCTGAATTGGAAAGGCGTCATCAAGGATGCCCGCACGACTACTTATAAAAAGTCAGGTCAGTAG
- a CDS encoding FHA domain-containing protein: MAGFKTTLIVCQQCGRRIMVRAADAERGSIVCSHVGCGAVNVVQTAFQYDEAIVQGLPSFGQLAYLGDSGATYPLEFGRNVIGTSDTSTIQVNRFVHNGRCFISRRHCTLTITFDKWTGQLRYHLQDGAVDPGSQSSQPSLNGTMVDGMLLLKTEIIDVNDQSIVTLGGLDRFRLTHYSIPATMLETYKVSLDYNPDRTE, translated from the coding sequence ATGGCTGGATTTAAAACAACGCTTATTGTCTGTCAGCAATGTGGTCGGCGAATTATGGTGCGTGCGGCCGACGCTGAGCGCGGCTCTATTGTCTGTTCTCATGTTGGCTGTGGGGCTGTTAACGTAGTACAAACAGCGTTTCAGTACGACGAAGCTATCGTGCAGGGCCTGCCTTCATTTGGCCAACTGGCTTATCTAGGTGATTCTGGCGCGACCTACCCGCTTGAGTTTGGCCGCAATGTGATTGGCACATCCGACACGAGTACCATTCAGGTAAATCGGTTCGTTCACAATGGTCGCTGCTTTATCAGCCGTCGGCATTGCACATTGACGATCACATTCGACAAGTGGACAGGTCAGCTTCGGTATCATCTTCAGGATGGAGCTGTCGACCCCGGCTCTCAATCCAGTCAACCCAGCCTGAACGGGACAATGGTTGACGGCATGCTCTTGCTGAAAACAGAAATTATTGATGTGAATGATCAGTCGATCGTTACACTGGGAGGTCTGGATCGGTTTCGTCTGACGCACTACTCCATACCAGCCACGATGCTCGAAACCTATAAGGTTTCACTAGATTATAACCCCGACCGCACCGAGTAA
- a CDS encoding caspase family protein, with translation MLTNLLIWVSSFLGYLPTATPGTTYAVVVGISDYKALSYAAGDLRFADRDARQVVTFLQSKSGGNVPMANIRLLTNRQATLSAVQQALQLFRKAGTNDRVILYFSGHGLPGSFVPYDARPGNQGKMLSYQAIKAAFHESSAITKLCIADACLSGGMTQQKISRTAIESKVNDGRNVAMILASRSTQYAVEDGQLAGGAFTHFLIKGLTGQGDLDGNGIVTIRELHQYVGPAVRKRTRGRQTPMFYGRFSDSLPLSYR, from the coding sequence ATGCTGACTAATTTACTGATCTGGGTAAGCTCGTTTTTGGGTTACCTGCCCACTGCCACCCCCGGAACTACCTATGCGGTGGTGGTCGGTATTTCCGATTATAAAGCTCTCTCATATGCAGCGGGCGATTTGCGATTTGCCGATCGGGATGCCCGACAGGTCGTTACCTTTTTGCAGAGTAAGTCTGGCGGCAATGTGCCGATGGCAAATATTCGGCTCCTGACCAACCGGCAGGCTACGTTGTCAGCGGTTCAGCAAGCCTTACAGCTTTTCCGAAAGGCAGGCACCAATGACCGGGTTATCCTCTATTTTTCGGGGCATGGCTTGCCTGGCAGCTTTGTCCCCTACGACGCCCGACCGGGCAATCAAGGGAAGATGTTATCGTATCAAGCCATCAAAGCCGCTTTTCATGAGTCTTCAGCCATAACAAAGCTGTGTATCGCCGATGCCTGCCTGTCTGGTGGAATGACCCAGCAGAAAATCAGTCGAACTGCTATAGAAAGTAAGGTAAATGACGGCCGCAATGTGGCCATGATATTGGCCAGTCGATCTACGCAGTATGCCGTTGAAGATGGCCAGTTAGCGGGTGGGGCGTTTACGCATTTCCTGATCAAGGGCCTGACGGGACAGGGTGATCTGGATGGCAACGGAATTGTAACGATACGAGAGTTACACCAGTATGTAGGGCCGGCGGTCAGGAAGCGAACCCGAGGCCGTCAAACGCCCATGTTTTATGGGCGTTTTTCCGACAGCTTGCCTTTGTCGTATCGATAG